In the Helianthus annuus cultivar XRQ/B chromosome 11, HanXRQr2.0-SUNRISE, whole genome shotgun sequence genome, one interval contains:
- the LOC118484022 gene encoding testis-specific serine/threonine-protein kinase 5-like, giving the protein MACPNRMVCSGYSSFRTHFSGSFDAEGLATFAGGSSSTYMTSLLEYRIATPVSVGNPHAACGIEVIMLNSLCDLLPSNTSWRDVAGMTMKFTVTVRECSPSDRVTGNAICPNGNIASLQNPTRGKSTGSRRELFEILEDDQCLPEYEVQKIAKQLVSALHYLHSNRIIHRDMKPQNILICVGGVVKLCDFGFARAMLHNTVVLQTHKDTPLYMAPELVREKSYDHNVDLWALGVIL; this is encoded by the exons ATGGCGTGTCCTAACAGGATGGTCTGTTCTGGGTATTCATCGTTCAGAACCCATTTCTCCGGCTCATTTGATGCTGAGGGATTGGCCACTTTTGCTGGTGGCTCATCGTCCACGTACATGACCTCCTTACTTGAGTATAGAATTGCAACTCCAGTTTCTGTTGGAAATCCGCATGCAGCATGTGGAATAGAAGTGATCATGTTGAATTCTCTATGTGACCTTCTTCCGAGCAATACATCATGGCGTGATGTTGCCGGCATGACCATGAAATTTACTGTGACTGTGCGCGAATGCTCGCCATCAGATAGAGTCACTGGGAATGCTATTTGCCCTAACGGGAATATAGCTTCATTACAAAATCCGACGAGAGGGAAATCGACCGGCTCCAGAC GTGAATTGTTTGAAATTCTTGAAGATGACCAATGCCTTCCTGAATATGAAGTGCAGAAAATCGCAAAGCAATTG GTGAGTGCATTGCACTATTTGCATTCCAACCGTATAATTCATCGTGACATGAAGCCACAGAATATCCTGATTTGTGTAGGGGGTGTCGTTAAG CTATGTGATTTTGGTTTTGCACGTGCTATGTTACATAATACAGTTGTTTTACAGACTCATAAAG ACACTCCATTGTACATGGCCCCAGAACTTGTACGAGAGAAATCCTACGACCATAATGTTGATCTGTGGGCTCTTGGGGTTATTCTGTAA